From Myxococcus stipitatus, one genomic window encodes:
- a CDS encoding signal protein codes for MSDDIHKPPRPGHTRRTYLLDREFQLKYILLLAGIGAVSMGVFGGLAHRLHVSAVSSGVDGGASLLWLTGVGALGLAGVLGVFGLLFTHRVAGPVHVMSLYVAALAAGRYPRLRPLRKKDELKRFFDRFSEAVDRIRQREAEEAHALEAAVAALTPVATTPEARQALETLSALHTRKRQAVDNPTGSTFKSVA; via the coding sequence ATGTCCGACGACATTCACAAGCCGCCGCGTCCGGGGCACACCCGCCGGACGTACCTCCTCGACCGCGAATTCCAGCTCAAGTACATCCTTCTGCTGGCCGGCATCGGCGCGGTCAGCATGGGCGTGTTCGGCGGGCTGGCGCACCGGCTCCACGTGTCCGCCGTGTCGTCGGGCGTGGACGGCGGGGCGTCGCTCTTGTGGCTGACGGGGGTGGGCGCCCTGGGGCTGGCGGGGGTGTTGGGGGTGTTCGGGCTGCTCTTCACCCACCGGGTGGCGGGGCCCGTCCACGTCATGAGCCTCTATGTCGCGGCGCTCGCGGCGGGGCGGTATCCCCGGCTGCGCCCGCTGCGCAAGAAGGACGAACTCAAGCGCTTCTTCGACCGCTTCAGCGAGGCGGTGGACCGCATCCGCCAGCGCGAGGCCGAGGAGGCGCACGCGCTGGAGGCCGCGGTGGCGGCGCTGACCCCGGTGGCCACCACCCCGGAGGCGCGCCAGGCGCTGGAGACGCTTTCGGCCCTGCACACGCGCAAGCGTCAGGCAGTGGACAATCCCACGGGTAGCACCTTCAAGTCCGTGGCCTGA
- a CDS encoding LysR family transcriptional regulator yields the protein MQLESLKMFCDVVETGSFSRAAQLNHVTQSAVSQQIRALENRYEQKLLSRSARQVTPTPAGERLFRGCKEILARFSEVEQEIREQATEVAGTTTVSTIYSVGLHELNTVQKQLLKSHPKVNMRLNYRRNDQVYDDVILGAAEIGIVAYPQPRAGVDILPFRDDKLAVVCAPGHAFASKQKVTLTALSGVPFIAFDREAPTRKALDRLFREKNIDINPVMEMDNVETIKRAVEMGLGVAILPMATAQGEVKGGSLVAKPIAEGPVSRPIGLLIRKGKYLDRASAAVLEAFKAAANLPPSDDA from the coding sequence ATGCAGCTCGAGTCCCTGAAAATGTTCTGTGACGTGGTGGAGACCGGCTCGTTCTCGCGCGCGGCCCAGCTCAACCACGTGACGCAGTCGGCGGTCAGCCAGCAGATTCGCGCGCTGGAGAACCGCTACGAGCAGAAGCTCCTGTCGCGCAGCGCGCGGCAGGTGACGCCGACGCCGGCGGGCGAGCGCCTGTTCCGCGGCTGCAAGGAGATCCTCGCCCGCTTCTCCGAGGTGGAGCAGGAGATTCGCGAGCAGGCGACCGAGGTGGCGGGCACCACCACGGTCTCCACCATCTACTCGGTGGGGCTGCACGAGCTGAACACGGTGCAGAAGCAGCTGCTCAAGTCGCACCCCAAGGTGAACATGCGCCTGAACTACCGGCGCAACGACCAAGTGTACGACGACGTCATCCTGGGCGCGGCGGAGATTGGCATCGTCGCCTACCCGCAGCCGCGCGCGGGCGTGGACATCCTCCCGTTCCGCGATGACAAGCTCGCGGTGGTCTGCGCGCCCGGCCACGCCTTCGCCAGCAAGCAGAAGGTGACGCTCACCGCGCTGTCCGGCGTGCCCTTCATCGCGTTCGACCGCGAGGCCCCCACGCGCAAGGCGCTGGACCGGCTCTTCCGCGAGAAGAACATCGACATCAACCCGGTGATGGAGATGGACAACGTGGAGACCATCAAGCGGGCGGTGGAGATGGGCCTGGGCGTCGCCATCCTCCCCATGGCCACCGCGCAGGGCGAGGTGAAGGGCGGCTCGCTGGTGGCCAAGCCCATCGCCGAGGGGCCCGTGTCGCGCCCCATCGGCCTGCTCATCCGCAAGGGCAAGTACCTGGACCGCGCCTCCGCCGCCGTGCTGGAGGCGTTCAAGGCCGCGGCCAACCTGCCTCCCTCCGACGACGCGTGA
- a CDS encoding type II 3-dehydroquinate dehydratase, which translates to MRLLVLHGPNLQLLGARDGAPGGRLSDLDAALRARAGELGVELEVLQSNHEGVLLDALSDEREAVDGILINPGAFFGSYALKEALELVGLPAIEVMLRPPARESVVAEACVLQVHGATGGFDPYLQALETFASGVFTPGPSKTLGRKKPTEASPAASVNPPGKSLGRSSPKSAEKAPLALVPAKALAKVAPVKTLGRGDAPAKPAAEGRPGKTLGRGARASATMSDLLTRALVRQKVSERLAGTLGDEALAAWARSRYEAVQRGAPAEQGQRALLEESLLRLTLSHLPATRLSDEQLVDLMTRLDEG; encoded by the coding sequence ATGAGATTGCTGGTGTTGCATGGGCCGAACCTCCAGCTGCTGGGCGCGCGCGACGGCGCGCCCGGCGGGAGGCTGTCGGACCTGGATGCCGCGCTGCGGGCGCGGGCGGGCGAACTGGGCGTGGAGCTGGAGGTGCTCCAGTCCAATCACGAGGGCGTCCTGCTGGACGCGCTCTCCGACGAGCGCGAGGCGGTGGATGGCATCCTCATCAACCCCGGGGCCTTCTTCGGCTCCTACGCGCTCAAGGAGGCGCTGGAGCTGGTGGGGCTGCCCGCCATCGAGGTGATGCTGCGTCCCCCGGCCCGCGAGTCCGTGGTGGCCGAGGCCTGCGTCCTCCAGGTGCACGGCGCGACGGGGGGCTTCGACCCCTATCTCCAGGCGCTGGAGACCTTCGCCAGCGGCGTCTTCACGCCCGGGCCCTCGAAGACGCTGGGGCGCAAGAAGCCGACCGAAGCGTCGCCCGCCGCCTCCGTGAATCCTCCCGGCAAGTCGTTGGGCCGGTCGTCCCCGAAGTCCGCCGAGAAGGCCCCGCTGGCGCTGGTGCCGGCGAAGGCGCTCGCGAAGGTGGCGCCGGTGAAGACGCTGGGCCGGGGCGACGCCCCCGCGAAGCCGGCCGCGGAGGGCAGGCCCGGCAAGACGCTGGGGCGGGGCGCCAGGGCCTCCGCGACGATGTCCGACCTGCTCACGCGCGCGCTGGTGCGCCAGAAGGTGTCGGAGCGGCTGGCCGGGACGCTCGGTGACGAGGCGCTGGCGGCCTGGGCGCGCTCGCGCTACGAGGCCGTCCAGCGTGGCGCCCCCGCGGAGCAGGGCCAGCGCGCGCTCCTGGAGGAAAGTCTGTTGCGCCTCACCCTGTCCCACCTTCCCGCGACGCGGCTGTCGGACGAGCAGCTCGTGGACCTGATGACCCGGCTGGACGAAGGATGA
- the fmt gene encoding methionyl-tRNA formyltransferase gives MSRPRIIFMGTPDFAVSSLEACFDVGDVVAVVTQPDKPKGRGNTVTAPPVKELALSRGVPVLQPVKLRTPPFSEELRRFAPDVCVVTAYGRILPKDLLDLPAKGCVNVHGSLLPRFRGAAPIQWSIAHGDTETGVTLMVMDEGLDTGPMLAMKRLPIAPDDTSATLYPKLAALGGELLRESLPAYLRGELKPVPQPSEGVVLAPIIEKDEGRLDFTRPAVALERRLRAFTPWPGAFTTLGGKLLKVHRVRVARGQGAPGTVLSAGVDGIEVACGEGSLVLLEVQPEGKRVMKALDFLSGNKLAPGSQPFGA, from the coding sequence ATGAGCAGACCCCGCATCATCTTCATGGGCACGCCCGACTTCGCCGTGTCCTCGCTCGAGGCGTGCTTCGACGTCGGCGACGTCGTGGCCGTCGTCACCCAGCCGGACAAGCCCAAGGGCCGGGGCAACACCGTGACGGCGCCTCCGGTGAAGGAGCTGGCGCTCTCGCGCGGCGTGCCCGTCCTCCAGCCCGTCAAGCTGCGCACGCCGCCGTTCTCCGAGGAGCTGCGCCGCTTCGCGCCGGACGTCTGCGTGGTGACGGCCTACGGCCGCATCCTCCCCAAGGACCTCCTGGACCTGCCGGCGAAGGGCTGCGTCAACGTGCACGGCTCGCTGCTGCCCCGCTTCCGGGGCGCCGCGCCCATCCAGTGGTCCATCGCCCACGGGGACACGGAGACGGGGGTGACGTTGATGGTGATGGACGAGGGGCTCGACACCGGCCCGATGCTGGCGATGAAGCGGCTGCCCATCGCTCCGGACGATACGAGCGCGACGCTCTACCCGAAGCTGGCCGCGCTCGGCGGGGAGCTCCTGCGTGAGTCGCTCCCCGCGTACCTGCGCGGCGAGCTGAAGCCCGTGCCGCAGCCGTCCGAGGGCGTGGTGCTGGCGCCCATCATCGAGAAGGACGAGGGGCGGCTGGACTTCACCCGTCCCGCCGTCGCGCTGGAGCGGCGCCTGCGCGCCTTCACCCCGTGGCCCGGCGCCTTCACCACCCTGGGCGGCAAGCTGCTGAAGGTGCATCGTGTGCGGGTGGCGCGGGGCCAGGGCGCGCCGGGCACGGTGCTGTCGGCGGGCGTGGACGGAATCGAGGTGGCGTGTGGGGAGGGCTCGCTCGTGCTCCTGGAGGTCCAGCCGGAGGGCAAGCGGGTCATGAAGGCGCTGGACTTCCTCTCGGGAAACAAGCTCGCTCCCGGCAGCCAGCCCTTCGGCGCCTAG
- the rsmB gene encoding 16S rRNA (cytosine(967)-C(5))-methyltransferase RsmB, whose translation MNPRALAILVLARVRATDAYLNVVLDTMLSESPPKDPRDAGLVTELAYGSTRRQLALDYAITRFADRKLDAMEDRVLAALRVGAYQLFHTRVPARAAVAETVQALKEVGLTRAAGFVNAILRKLADLPGPPLPPASDVALHLSVRESHPQWLVERWLRQFGRERAEAMLVADNQSPPVVIRANTAKVTRDALLAQLQEVGVDAKAATLSPVGIVLPSVGRVEDLYGYAEGLWQVQDEAAQLVGVYGAIPESARVLDACAAPGGKACHLAQSHDVVAVDLHAHKLRKIESEARRLGLTARLKAHAHDAAEPFPQEWGEFHAFMVDAPCSGLGTLRRHPELRYRRKEEDIPRLAALQRRILENCQEAVPAGGLLVYAVCTAEPQEGQDQVEMFLRSHPEWTAEPPVLPGLKLPLTQAYLRTLPGPEGFDGFFAARLRKLY comes from the coding sequence ATGAATCCCCGCGCCCTCGCCATCCTCGTGCTGGCGCGCGTCCGCGCGACGGACGCCTACCTCAACGTGGTGCTCGACACGATGCTGTCCGAGTCACCGCCGAAGGACCCGCGCGACGCGGGCCTCGTCACGGAGCTGGCGTATGGCTCCACGCGCCGGCAGCTCGCGCTGGACTACGCCATCACCCGCTTCGCCGACCGCAAGCTGGACGCCATGGAGGACCGCGTGCTCGCGGCCCTGCGCGTGGGCGCCTACCAGCTGTTCCACACCCGCGTGCCCGCGCGCGCCGCCGTCGCGGAGACGGTGCAGGCCCTGAAGGAGGTGGGCCTCACCCGCGCGGCCGGCTTCGTCAACGCCATCCTGCGCAAGCTGGCGGACCTGCCCGGCCCCCCGCTGCCGCCCGCGTCCGACGTGGCCCTCCACCTGTCCGTGCGCGAGAGCCACCCCCAGTGGCTCGTCGAGCGCTGGCTGCGCCAGTTCGGCCGCGAGCGGGCGGAGGCCATGCTGGTGGCGGACAACCAGTCCCCGCCCGTGGTGATTCGCGCCAACACGGCGAAGGTGACGCGCGACGCGCTGCTCGCCCAGCTCCAGGAGGTGGGCGTGGACGCGAAGGCGGCGACGCTCTCCCCGGTGGGCATCGTCCTGCCGTCGGTGGGACGCGTGGAGGACCTCTACGGCTACGCCGAGGGGCTGTGGCAGGTGCAGGACGAGGCCGCGCAGCTGGTGGGCGTCTACGGCGCCATCCCCGAGTCCGCCCGCGTGCTCGACGCGTGCGCGGCGCCCGGCGGCAAGGCGTGCCACCTGGCGCAGTCGCACGACGTGGTGGCGGTGGACCTGCACGCGCACAAGCTCCGGAAGATCGAATCCGAGGCGAGGCGCCTGGGGCTCACGGCCCGGCTGAAGGCCCACGCGCACGACGCGGCGGAGCCGTTCCCCCAGGAGTGGGGCGAGTTCCACGCCTTCATGGTGGACGCGCCGTGCTCGGGGCTGGGCACGCTGCGCCGGCACCCGGAGCTGCGCTACCGCCGCAAGGAGGAGGACATCCCCCGGCTGGCGGCGCTCCAGCGGCGCATCCTGGAGAACTGCCAGGAGGCGGTGCCCGCGGGGGGCCTGCTGGTGTACGCGGTGTGCACGGCGGAGCCGCAGGAGGGGCAGGACCAGGTGGAGATGTTCCTGCGCAGCCACCCGGAGTGGACGGCGGAGCCGCCCGTGCTGCCCGGCCTCAAGCTGCCGCTGACCCAGGCATACCTGCGCACCCTGCCCGGGCCGGAGGGCTTCGACGGCTTCTTCGCCGCGCGCCTGCGAAAGCTCTACTGA